In Streptomyces sp. NBC_00414, a single window of DNA contains:
- the pepN gene encoding aminopeptidase N yields MAPMSVLTRDEAQTRATLLDVHRYRIELDLTRGDETFDSLTTITFTVRGDHGVGDTFVELKPAELRSATLDGHPLDPAALHENRLPLTGLTAGTHELRVDAAMRYSRTGEGMHRFTDPADGETYLYTQMFMDDVQRVFAAFDQPDLKSVFELSVTAPDDWTVLSNSVTTRTADGTWQAAPTPPVSTYLVAVAAGPWHSVRTEHRGLPFGIHCRRSLAPHLDTDADEILDITRACFDRYHEKFEEPYPFDSYDQAFVPEFNAGAMENPGLVTFRDDFVYRSAVTDTERQTRAMVIAHEMAHMWFGDLVTLRWWDDIWLNESFAEYMGYQTLTEATRFTGTWTEFGVVRKAWGYDADQRPSTHPVAPDPEAVPDTASALLNFDGISYAKGASALRQLVTWLGEKDFLTGINTHFARHKFANATLADFIESLAAATDRDVHAWADAWLRTTGVDTLTTAVTSRPGEWTLALGHQGSRPHRVTIGVYDRDLGSDRALVLRERYETDIPRSGPADPRPGTRPALVVPNDLDLTYAKIRLDDTSEETALRGISGVPDALTRAVLWNTLRDMVRDGDLEPAAYLETARAHLPEETDLAVVQGVLTFAATQVTDRFLAPHDRPNALATLTSLCRDLIRRTEDGDNPGLRLVAVRHLIDVAAQPDTISAWLSEGTVPGGPELDPELRWRILGRLAVLGAVDDDVIEAELVQDPSATGQEGAARCRAALPDPAAKRAAWEAMFTTDDLSNYLFTATARGFWQPEQADLVRDYVPRYFEDAVALAARRGPAIADAAGRWAFPVYAVDPATLALGEQCLSGAGPTPALRRKLADQLDDLARALRVRRV; encoded by the coding sequence ATGGCTCCCATGTCCGTACTGACGCGCGACGAAGCGCAGACCCGTGCCACACTCCTCGACGTCCACCGCTACCGGATCGAACTCGACCTGACGCGCGGCGACGAGACGTTCGACTCCCTCACCACCATCACCTTCACGGTCCGCGGGGACCACGGTGTCGGGGACACCTTCGTCGAGCTCAAGCCCGCCGAACTGCGCTCCGCCACCCTCGACGGACACCCCCTCGACCCGGCGGCGCTCCACGAGAACCGGCTCCCCCTCACCGGCCTCACCGCGGGCACCCACGAACTGCGCGTCGACGCCGCCATGCGCTACTCCCGCACCGGCGAGGGCATGCACCGCTTCACCGACCCCGCCGACGGCGAGACCTACCTCTACACCCAGATGTTCATGGACGACGTGCAGCGCGTCTTCGCCGCCTTCGACCAGCCCGACCTCAAGTCGGTCTTCGAACTCTCCGTGACGGCCCCCGACGACTGGACCGTCCTCAGCAACAGCGTCACCACCCGCACCGCCGACGGAACCTGGCAGGCCGCGCCCACCCCGCCCGTCTCCACCTACCTCGTCGCCGTCGCCGCCGGACCCTGGCACTCCGTACGCACCGAACACCGCGGCCTGCCCTTCGGCATCCACTGTCGCCGCTCGCTGGCCCCCCACCTCGACACCGACGCCGACGAGATCCTCGACATCACGCGCGCCTGCTTCGACCGGTACCACGAGAAGTTCGAGGAGCCGTACCCCTTCGACTCCTACGACCAGGCGTTCGTGCCCGAATTCAACGCCGGCGCCATGGAGAACCCCGGACTCGTCACCTTCCGCGACGACTTCGTCTACCGCTCCGCCGTCACCGACACCGAACGCCAGACCCGCGCCATGGTCATCGCCCACGAAATGGCACACATGTGGTTCGGCGACCTCGTCACCCTGCGCTGGTGGGACGACATCTGGCTGAACGAGTCCTTCGCCGAGTACATGGGCTACCAGACCCTCACCGAGGCCACCCGCTTCACCGGCACCTGGACCGAGTTCGGCGTCGTCCGCAAGGCCTGGGGCTACGACGCCGACCAGCGCCCCTCCACCCACCCCGTCGCCCCCGACCCCGAGGCCGTCCCCGACACCGCCTCCGCGCTCCTCAACTTCGACGGCATCTCCTACGCCAAGGGCGCCTCCGCCCTGCGCCAACTCGTCACCTGGCTCGGCGAGAAGGACTTCCTCACCGGCATCAACACCCACTTCGCCCGCCACAAGTTCGCCAACGCCACCCTCGCCGACTTCATCGAGTCCCTCGCCGCCGCCACCGACCGCGACGTCCACGCCTGGGCCGACGCCTGGCTGCGCACCACCGGCGTCGACACCCTCACCACGGCCGTCACCTCCCGGCCCGGGGAGTGGACCCTCGCCCTCGGCCACCAAGGCAGCCGCCCCCACCGGGTCACCATCGGCGTCTACGACCGGGACCTCGGCAGCGACCGCGCACTCGTCCTGCGGGAACGCTACGAGACGGACATCCCGCGGAGCGGGCCCGCCGACCCCCGCCCCGGCACCCGCCCCGCCCTCGTCGTCCCCAACGACCTCGACCTCACCTACGCCAAGATCCGCCTCGACGACACCTCCGAGGAAACCGCCCTGCGCGGCATCTCGGGCGTCCCCGACGCACTCACCCGCGCCGTCCTGTGGAACACCCTGCGCGACATGGTCCGCGACGGCGACCTCGAACCCGCCGCCTACCTGGAGACCGCCCGCGCCCACCTCCCCGAGGAGACCGACCTCGCCGTCGTCCAGGGCGTCCTGACCTTCGCCGCCACCCAGGTCACCGACCGCTTCCTGGCCCCCCACGACCGGCCCAACGCCCTCGCCACCCTCACCTCGCTGTGCCGCGACCTGATCCGCCGCACCGAGGACGGCGACAACCCCGGACTGCGCCTCGTCGCAGTACGCCACCTCATCGACGTCGCCGCCCAGCCCGACACCATCAGCGCCTGGCTCTCCGAGGGCACCGTCCCCGGCGGACCCGAACTCGACCCGGAACTGCGCTGGCGCATCCTCGGCCGCCTCGCCGTCCTCGGGGCCGTCGACGACGACGTCATCGAAGCCGAACTCGTGCAGGACCCCAGCGCCACCGGCCAGGAAGGCGCCGCCCGCTGCCGCGCCGCGCTGCCCGACCCGGCCGCCAAGCGCGCCGCGTGGGAGGCGATGTTCACCACCGACGACCTCTCCAACTACCTCTTCACCGCCACCGCCCGCGGCTTCTGGCAGCCCGAACAGGCCGATCTCGTACGCGATTACGTGCCGCGCTACTTCGAGGACGCGGTCGCGCTCGCCGCACGCAGGGGGCCCGCCATCGCCGACGCGGCCGGGCGCTGGGCGTTCCCCGTGTACGCCGTCGATCCCGCGACCCTCGCCCTCGGTGAGCAGTGCCTGAGCGGAGCGGGTCCGACGCCTGCCCTGCGGCGCAAACTGGCCGACCAACTGGACGACCTGGCCCGCGCCCTGCGGGTCCGCCGGGTCTAA